The Bacteriovorax sp. BAL6_X genome window below encodes:
- the pth gene encoding aminoacyl-tRNA hydrolase: MNYLIVGLGNPGSEYKGTRHNIGWDVMNFIKPIKDLPFKEKFKGIWSSFETDEDKFYILMPQTYMNLSGESVIPFAQYFKIEPDNILVIHDELDLPWGTVAFKDGGGLAGHNGLKSIAGQLGHNNFKRLRMGIGRPQHGSVSDWVLGRYFGAEADFIDDYLEKASKAVECYVKNGFKTAIQRYKKKQLLDLSK, encoded by the coding sequence ATGAATTATTTAATTGTTGGACTCGGCAATCCGGGTTCAGAGTATAAAGGAACCAGACATAATATTGGCTGGGATGTTATGAACTTCATCAAGCCTATTAAAGACTTACCATTTAAAGAAAAGTTTAAAGGTATTTGGTCTTCGTTTGAAACTGATGAAGATAAGTTCTATATACTTATGCCTCAAACTTATATGAATCTAAGTGGTGAAAGTGTTATTCCATTTGCTCAATATTTTAAGATTGAGCCAGATAATATTCTAGTTATTCACGATGAATTAGATTTACCTTGGGGAACAGTTGCGTTTAAAGATGGTGGCGGTCTTGCTGGACACAATGGCCTAAAGTCAATTGCCGGACAACTAGGACACAATAATTTTAAACGTTTACGTATGGGGATTGGGCGCCCTCAACACGGAAGTGTTTCCGATTGGGTACTTGGTCGCTATTTTGGTGCTGAAGCTGACTTTATTGATGATTACTTAGAAAAAGCTTCAAAAGCCGTTGAATGTTATGTAAAAAATGGTTTTAAAACAGCTATTCAAAGATATAAAAAGAAACAATTACTAGATTTAAGTAAATAA
- a CDS encoding ribose-phosphate diphosphokinase translates to MMKRIVLVSGTSNPKLSSDISKILDVPLVDPQVIKFANGETFCEIEQNVRGADVFIIQSTCAPVNDNLMELLIMIDALKRASAASITAVIPHYGYCRQDRKASPRTPISAKLVADLITVAGANRVITMDLHSGQVQGFFNIPFDNIFASPVLLSHIKRELVTENTIFVSPDAGGVERARHYAKKCKCDIAMIDKRRTGKNVAKAMNIVGDVNGKDCIILDDMIDTAGTLIEACNALKDNGARSVVACATHPVFSGPAIERINNAESLNKVLVTNTIPLSKEARESGKIISVSAAEILAKSIHRTFNNDSVSSLFL, encoded by the coding sequence GTGATGAAAAGGATCGTTCTCGTATCAGGCACGTCAAATCCAAAACTTTCTTCCGATATTTCCAAAATCTTAGATGTACCCTTAGTTGACCCCCAAGTTATTAAATTTGCAAATGGTGAAACTTTTTGTGAGATCGAACAAAATGTTCGCGGTGCTGATGTTTTTATTATTCAGTCAACGTGTGCACCAGTAAATGATAACTTAATGGAGCTTCTAATTATGATTGATGCTCTTAAGAGAGCATCGGCAGCTTCGATAACAGCAGTAATTCCACACTATGGATATTGTCGCCAAGATAGAAAGGCATCGCCTAGGACTCCAATTTCGGCAAAGCTTGTTGCTGATTTAATTACGGTAGCTGGAGCAAATCGCGTTATTACGATGGATCTTCACTCTGGGCAGGTTCAAGGGTTCTTCAATATTCCATTTGATAATATTTTCGCTTCTCCTGTATTACTAAGTCATATCAAAAGAGAATTAGTTACTGAGAATACGATATTTGTTTCACCAGATGCCGGTGGAGTTGAGCGTGCTCGTCATTATGCCAAGAAGTGTAAGTGTGACATTGCCATGATTGATAAGCGACGTACTGGTAAAAACGTTGCAAAAGCGATGAATATTGTAGGTGATGTAAATGGTAAGGACTGTATTATTCTCGACGATATGATCGATACTGCGGGAACTTTAATTGAAGCGTGTAATGCGCTAAAAGATAATGGCGCAAGAAGTGTTGTTGCCTGTGCTACTCATCCAGTCTTTTCGGGGCCGGCAATTGAAAGAATTAATAACGCTGAATCTTTAAACAAGGTTCTAGTGACAAATACGATTCCTCTGAGCAAAGAGGCACGTGAAAGCGGTAAGATTATATCTGTTTCGGCCGCTGAAATATTGGCCAAATCGATTCATCGCACGTTTAATAACGACTCTGTTAGTTCATTATTTTTATAA
- a CDS encoding Mrp/NBP35 family ATP-binding protein encodes MKSKLVEVNNPNTGKSLLDENRYKDIAIEDKKVTIVYNRDGISPAQKREIEDAIVNSLSTVVSEDDLFIKTISTQEAPAQQQQKPQQGAKLEVGHAKAAPQKRDIQGVKKIIAVSSGKGGVGKSTVSVNLALALKNQGKKVGLLDADIYGPSIPMLLGQRNAKPLATDDKKIAPIEAHGIKFISFGLFIEEKDAVIWRGPMLGGVLNQFLFDVDWGELDYLVLDLPPGTGDVQLSIAQTLNLSGIVGVSTPQDVALLDSRKGFNMFEQVNIPVLGLIENMSYFAPDDMPEKKYYIFGEKGGADIANELGYPFLGEVPIEIALRESCDKGIPYMSNNSYENRPVWKAYSGIAKKIIEIENNDGEGKGFFSKIFKR; translated from the coding sequence GTGAAAAGTAAATTAGTTGAGGTTAATAACCCAAACACAGGTAAGTCTTTATTAGATGAGAATCGTTATAAGGATATTGCAATTGAAGATAAGAAAGTAACTATTGTTTATAACCGTGATGGTATCTCACCTGCGCAAAAACGTGAGATTGAAGATGCTATTGTTAATTCACTATCAACAGTAGTTAGTGAAGATGATCTTTTCATTAAAACTATTTCAACTCAAGAGGCTCCAGCTCAACAACAGCAAAAGCCTCAACAGGGTGCAAAGCTTGAAGTTGGTCACGCTAAAGCAGCTCCTCAAAAACGTGATATCCAGGGCGTTAAGAAGATTATTGCTGTTTCATCTGGTAAGGGTGGAGTAGGGAAAAGTACAGTATCTGTAAACTTGGCCTTAGCTCTTAAGAATCAAGGTAAGAAGGTTGGTCTACTAGATGCAGATATTTATGGGCCTTCGATTCCAATGTTACTTGGACAAAGAAATGCAAAACCTCTTGCTACAGATGATAAGAAAATTGCCCCTATAGAAGCACATGGAATTAAGTTCATTAGCTTTGGTTTATTTATCGAAGAAAAGGACGCCGTAATTTGGCGTGGACCAATGCTTGGCGGAGTTCTAAATCAATTCCTTTTTGATGTTGACTGGGGAGAGCTTGATTATCTTGTTCTGGACCTACCTCCTGGAACAGGAGATGTTCAGTTATCAATTGCCCAGACATTAAATCTAAGTGGAATCGTTGGTGTATCAACTCCACAAGATGTTGCTCTTCTTGATTCAAGAAAGGGCTTCAATATGTTCGAACAAGTTAATATCCCGGTTTTAGGGCTTATTGAAAATATGAGCTACTTTGCTCCAGATGATATGCCAGAGAAAAAGTACTATATCTTTGGTGAAAAAGGTGGGGCCGATATTGCTAATGAATTAGGTTATCCATTCTTAGGTGAAGTACCGATCGAAATCGCACTTCGTGAATCTTGTGATAAGGGAATTCCTTATATGTCTAATAATTCATACGAAAATAGGCCAGTATGGAAAGCATATTCCGGTATTGCAAAAAAGATCATTGAAATAGAAAATAATGATGGTGAGGGAAAAGGTTTTTTCTCAAAAATTTTCAAAAGGTAG
- a CDS encoding electron transfer flavoprotein subunit alpha/FixB family protein has protein sequence MAKVLVFSETSGETVKSVTFEILGKLAGHTVDVAVVGDMGANAAADLAKYGAANVHNLKGANLDQYSPEGYANALKEFIGSNYDYVFAGATSLAKDLMPRLAGMFDAGMASEVTNYVMDGDNFAGTRPLFAGKVLAKVELDGPKPGFITVRPNALGMPEAPTAGAGATNEVAANAGDIKAVIKEIVKGASEKLDLTEANIIVSGGRAMKSAENFKILEDLAEVLGATVGASRAAVDSGYAPHAMQVGQTGKTVAPSLYIACGISGAIQHLAGMRTSKVIVAINTDPDAPIFTKADYGIVGDLFQIVPLLQEELKKVL, from the coding sequence ATGGCAAAAGTATTAGTATTTTCAGAAACAAGTGGTGAAACAGTTAAATCTGTTACATTTGAAATCCTAGGAAAGCTTGCTGGTCACACTGTTGACGTTGCAGTTGTTGGCGACATGGGTGCAAACGCTGCTGCTGACCTAGCAAAATATGGTGCTGCTAACGTACATAACCTAAAAGGTGCAAACTTAGATCAGTACTCACCAGAAGGTTACGCTAACGCACTTAAAGAGTTCATCGGTTCAAATTACGATTACGTATTTGCTGGTGCGACTTCTCTTGCAAAAGACCTCATGCCTAGACTAGCTGGTATGTTCGATGCAGGTATGGCCTCAGAAGTTACAAATTATGTAATGGATGGTGACAACTTTGCGGGAACAAGACCACTATTTGCAGGTAAGGTTCTAGCTAAAGTTGAACTTGATGGACCTAAGCCAGGTTTCATTACAGTAAGACCAAACGCTCTTGGTATGCCAGAAGCACCTACAGCTGGTGCTGGAGCAACTAATGAAGTTGCTGCGAACGCAGGTGATATCAAAGCTGTTATCAAAGAAATCGTTAAAGGAGCTTCTGAGAAGCTTGACCTAACTGAAGCGAATATCATCGTTTCTGGTGGTCGTGCGATGAAGTCTGCTGAAAACTTCAAAATCCTTGAAGACCTAGCAGAAGTACTTGGTGCAACTGTTGGTGCTTCACGTGCTGCAGTTGATTCAGGATATGCTCCACACGCAATGCAAGTTGGTCAAACAGGTAAAACTGTTGCTCCATCACTTTACATCGCTTGTGGTATCTCAGGTGCTATTCAGCACTTAGCAGGGATGAGAACATCTAAGGTTATTGTTGCAATCAACACTGACCCAGATGCGCCAATCTTTACTAAAGCTGACTACGGTATTGTTGGAGACCTTTTCCAAATCGTACCTCTTCTACAAGAAGAGCTTAAGAAGGTATTGTAA
- a CDS encoding transglycosylase domain-containing protein, with translation MIVGLIGLCVMYSIKTINDADLTRIISPKTVDANTKTILFEEGSFVKKRDFLFFKANSRDERFNSVFFDKFDEPKKSILSVKESFELDSVRKNDCNYIRCLQYKINFYNIPIILSKGLIGIEDFRFLEHIGIDYISIIRAIIADIKAGALVQGGSTLTQQLVKNIYFTNEKSFSRKIKEAILAVYIDFKFDKSSILEAYFNEVFWGSLGGIRIKGVNTAAVLYFNKPISELDPYESAILVSMLKGPNYYHPIYRTERLRGRADFIFNKLQSLELFDKNTDYQWSDKKWQSWQKQLISFQNDSFYEAIYLTTTRINKDPQLSEYRFFKTVMASKNLLRDLKDIEENLAVKIAFGGQNHKSFYYSKFERNVEKAFNEERHGVGSTLKPVLFQIYLEQGYKIEDMVSTEPITLNLISGNWTPSESHTPSASEYPISQALQESLNNPVVRLAHDIGFDKVEAILKKKIPHLKTPLAEYPAQLLGAIELSVAELFNLYTDFMSAQCSSGSGVYESLADPSQTTIRRMVKPALRQQHFFGKTGTSNNGFDNLFVGYDGHDLFTIWVGYEGVRSNKKSLRLYGSTTAFKLYQEIILYSGQRIASLACE, from the coding sequence TTGATAGTTGGATTAATTGGCCTATGTGTCATGTATTCTATCAAAACAATAAATGACGCAGACTTAACACGTATAATTTCACCTAAGACAGTTGATGCAAATACAAAGACTATTCTGTTTGAGGAAGGCAGCTTTGTTAAGAAGCGTGATTTTCTGTTTTTTAAGGCAAACTCTAGAGACGAGCGTTTTAACTCTGTCTTTTTTGACAAATTTGATGAGCCTAAAAAATCAATATTAAGTGTTAAAGAAAGTTTCGAATTAGATTCAGTTCGTAAGAATGATTGTAATTATATTCGCTGTCTTCAGTATAAAATTAACTTCTATAATATTCCTATTATTCTCTCTAAAGGACTTATTGGAATTGAGGATTTTCGCTTTCTTGAGCATATCGGAATTGATTATATATCGATTATTCGTGCCATTATAGCAGATATTAAGGCCGGGGCCCTCGTTCAAGGTGGCTCAACATTAACGCAACAATTAGTGAAGAATATCTATTTTACTAATGAAAAATCTTTTAGCAGAAAAATTAAAGAAGCTATTCTAGCAGTTTATATTGATTTTAAATTCGATAAGTCCTCAATCCTGGAAGCCTACTTCAATGAAGTATTTTGGGGGAGCCTTGGTGGAATTAGGATTAAGGGTGTTAACACAGCTGCTGTACTATACTTTAATAAACCAATTTCGGAACTAGACCCGTATGAATCTGCTATCTTGGTATCGATGCTAAAAGGTCCAAATTATTATCATCCAATATATCGTACAGAAAGGCTAAGAGGTCGTGCAGACTTTATATTTAATAAACTACAAAGCTTAGAACTCTTTGATAAGAACACTGATTATCAATGGTCAGATAAGAAATGGCAGAGTTGGCAAAAACAATTAATTTCTTTTCAAAATGACTCTTTTTACGAAGCGATTTATTTAACAACAACTAGAATTAATAAAGATCCACAATTGAGTGAATATCGTTTTTTTAAAACAGTTATGGCTTCAAAGAATCTTTTACGTGACCTAAAGGATATTGAGGAAAATCTGGCCGTAAAGATAGCCTTCGGTGGACAAAACCATAAGAGCTTTTACTATTCAAAATTTGAACGAAATGTTGAGAAGGCTTTTAATGAAGAACGTCATGGGGTTGGCTCAACTCTTAAGCCGGTTCTCTTTCAGATTTACTTGGAGCAAGGTTATAAGATCGAAGATATGGTCTCAACTGAACCAATTACTTTAAATCTTATAAGTGGTAATTGGACGCCTTCGGAGTCACATACACCTTCAGCAAGTGAGTACCCAATTTCTCAAGCGCTGCAAGAATCTTTAAATAATCCTGTCGTAAGACTTGCGCACGATATTGGCTTTGATAAAGTAGAGGCGATTTTAAAGAAGAAGATTCCTCACTTAAAGACACCTCTAGCAGAATATCCCGCCCAGCTGTTAGGAGCTATCGAATTGTCTGTGGCCGAGTTATTCAATTTATATACAGACTTTATGTCAGCGCAGTGTAGTAGCGGATCTGGTGTCTACGAATCACTAGCAGACCCAAGTCAAACAACAATTAGACGAATGGTTAAACCAGCACTTAGACAACAGCATTTTTTTGGAAAAACGGGAACTTCTAATAATGGCTTTGATAATCTCTTTGTAGGTTATGATGGCCATGACCTTTTTACGATCTGGGTCGGGTATGAAGGTGTTCGATCAAATAAGAAAAGTTTAAGACTTTACGGGAGCACGACCGCATTCAAGCTTTATCAAGAGATAATCTTGTACTCTGGCCAACGAATTGCGTCTTTGGCCTGTGAATAA
- the ychF gene encoding redox-regulated ATPase YchF, with amino-acid sequence MALNCGIVGLPNVGKSTIFQALTSAPAEAANFPFCTIEPNIGIVNVGDIRMQKIAEIIGPQKVIPTIVEFVDIAGLVKGASKGEGLGNQFLGNIRQVNAIVHVVRCFDDPNVVHVHGEVNPVDDIETINMELALADLEVAQRKQTNLPKLMKNQNKEISSKAKMLVPVLEKLIAHLEQGLAARILDLDKEDIELIRDLNLITLKPTLYLCNVDEDSVGEDNDYVKAVKEFAEKEGSRAIKICGKLESEIAALEDEADKKDFMEAAGIEISGLETLTHEAYNMLGLRTYFTAGVKEVRAWTFKDGAKAPEAAGVIHTDFERGFIKAEIYHYDDLIANGSEAKVKEAGKLRIEGKEYVVKDGDIIHFRFNV; translated from the coding sequence ATGGCCCTAAATTGTGGGATTGTAGGACTTCCAAATGTTGGTAAATCAACGATTTTTCAAGCTCTAACTTCGGCACCAGCTGAAGCTGCTAACTTTCCATTTTGTACAATTGAACCAAATATTGGAATTGTAAATGTTGGTGATATCCGCATGCAAAAAATTGCAGAAATCATTGGGCCACAAAAAGTAATTCCAACAATCGTAGAGTTCGTTGATATTGCAGGTCTTGTTAAGGGTGCATCAAAAGGTGAGGGACTTGGTAACCAATTCCTTGGAAATATTCGTCAAGTAAATGCAATCGTTCACGTTGTTCGCTGTTTTGATGATCCAAATGTTGTTCATGTTCACGGTGAAGTTAACCCTGTTGATGATATTGAAACTATTAATATGGAGCTTGCTCTGGCGGACCTTGAAGTTGCGCAAAGAAAGCAAACAAACCTTCCAAAACTGATGAAGAATCAAAATAAAGAAATTTCTTCAAAGGCCAAGATGTTAGTTCCTGTACTTGAGAAACTAATTGCTCATTTAGAGCAAGGTTTAGCTGCACGTATTCTTGATCTAGATAAAGAAGATATTGAACTTATTCGCGACCTGAATCTAATTACTCTTAAACCTACACTTTATCTATGTAATGTAGATGAGGATAGTGTTGGTGAGGACAATGACTATGTGAAGGCCGTGAAAGAGTTTGCTGAGAAGGAAGGTTCTCGTGCAATTAAGATTTGTGGAAAACTAGAGTCTGAGATTGCAGCTCTAGAAGATGAAGCAGATAAGAAAGATTTTATGGAAGCTGCTGGGATTGAGATTTCTGGTTTAGAGACTCTAACACACGAAGCTTACAATATGTTAGGTCTTCGTACATATTTTACTGCTGGTGTTAAGGAAGTTCGTGCTTGGACTTTTAAGGATGGTGCTAAGGCTCCTGAAGCTGCTGGTGTTATTCACACTGATTTTGAAAGAGGATTTATTAAAGCTGAGATCTATCACTATGATGATCTGATTGCTAATGGTTCTGAAGCAAAAGTTAAGGAAGCTGGTAAACTTCGTATAGAAGGTAAAGAGTACGTCGTAAAAGATGGTGATATTATCCACTTTAGATTTAATGTTTAA
- a CDS encoding electron transfer flavoprotein subunit beta/FixA family protein, whose product MNIFVCIKQVPDTETKITPNGDGSYIETSSIKWIMNPYDEFAVEQALLTKAANSGSTVTVVRVGGVKDTEALRTALAMGADDAILVEADDNLDSYMTAKALKGAIEKSGKNPDVIFTGKQAIDDDCLQVPQLLAQMLGMPSVTVVDGCEEAGGKYTLKREIEGGALEVYEVTSPAVIAANKGLNSPRYASLPGIMKAKRKPLAQHSLSDVGVSTDDRRVKYSGFQLPPEKPAGKKFDAMDEAAQAGVVAEVVKLLREEAKVI is encoded by the coding sequence TTGAACATTTTTGTATGTATTAAACAAGTTCCAGACACGGAAACTAAAATTACTCCAAATGGTGATGGATCTTATATCGAAACTTCTTCGATTAAGTGGATCATGAATCCATATGATGAATTTGCGGTAGAGCAAGCACTTCTAACAAAAGCAGCTAACAGTGGCTCAACTGTAACAGTTGTTAGAGTTGGTGGTGTCAAGGACACTGAAGCACTAAGAACAGCTCTTGCAATGGGTGCTGACGATGCAATTCTAGTTGAAGCTGATGACAACTTAGACTCTTACATGACTGCTAAGGCACTTAAGGGTGCAATTGAAAAGTCAGGTAAAAATCCAGATGTTATCTTCACTGGTAAACAAGCTATTGATGACGATTGTCTTCAAGTTCCACAACTTCTAGCTCAAATGCTAGGTATGCCTTCAGTAACTGTTGTTGATGGTTGCGAAGAAGCAGGTGGAAAATACACTCTTAAAAGAGAAATCGAAGGTGGAGCACTAGAAGTTTACGAAGTAACTTCTCCAGCTGTTATCGCTGCAAACAAAGGGCTAAACAGCCCACGTTACGCTTCTCTTCCAGGTATTATGAAAGCTAAAAGAAAGCCTCTTGCTCAACACTCACTATCAGATGTAGGTGTATCTACTGATGATCGTCGTGTTAAGTATTCAGGTTTTCAACTTCCACCAGAGAAACCAGCTGGTAAGAAATTTGATGCAATGGATGAAGCTGCTCAAGCAGGTGTTGTTGCTGAAGTTGTTAAGCTTTTAAGAGAAGAAGCTAAGGTTATCTAA
- a CDS encoding lytic transglycosylase domain-containing protein: MSLLGKKFFLFSITASLSFTSIAKESLKDKELKAARYISEIERILKRKRLPNRKISSAIKSIKDGGIFKNYLTHLEFLSELKTSLKKDQYFSCNIKSNNTNRVEDDFVRNIKNYCFHTVNYLINDKYYSNILEDEENFAKAIQYLATSRNTLFIKKLEEVNKDSKIYQHIKKQLIEITLINGVKIDSRLYSHIDFDKDITLLFQKNLHRIKKNKLTITNEFIKQYREIKKLVKNNATKKSDINSQLTKFLTFEKANEDYIYKKSSWKRIRYIGKLLLNNDDLKNANRYFARSYEISYNDESKNESLFLLLWNSIKHENYKDSIVTVQDYKLIDDFSNLYTKTKFWIAYSYMKDGNESLAKHLFKLMINSNPLSFYSIIAQDYLPEFDKNYVKSLYFHKNTVNLPKLELADFSKIKQRNIRESNIWHELKFFGKVDKLIYEFIRFNPETDITNKNKIDTLPIEEQRVAIFNYFLHHFKESGDFLSSFKLVSRTIDLNLIRPSKIDITTLFPVLHLDKIEGVNADIDPLLVLSIIRQESAFNPNAKSAVGALGLMQLMPATARQMTTFRKTDELLKPHKNIDAGVRYFKQLLNRFDGNIIYALSSYNAGPTKVTRWAQDLMDVEDPIFQIEQIPYKETRLYVKLIYRNFFFYNLMKDNYILEKSVASTFNAFPKKEAKRAISSQL; this comes from the coding sequence ATGAGTTTATTGGGTAAAAAGTTTTTTCTTTTTTCAATTACCGCAAGTTTGTCTTTTACAAGCATTGCGAAAGAGTCTCTCAAGGATAAAGAGCTTAAAGCTGCTCGCTATATTTCTGAGATTGAACGCATTCTAAAAAGAAAGCGTCTACCAAATCGTAAAATATCCAGCGCAATAAAATCCATTAAAGACGGTGGTATTTTCAAAAACTATTTAACTCATCTAGAGTTTTTAAGTGAATTAAAAACCTCACTTAAGAAAGATCAATACTTTTCATGTAATATAAAAAGTAATAATACAAATCGTGTTGAAGACGATTTTGTTCGTAATATAAAAAATTACTGCTTCCATACCGTAAACTATCTTATAAATGATAAGTACTATAGTAATATCTTAGAAGATGAAGAGAATTTTGCTAAGGCCATTCAGTATTTAGCGACATCTCGAAACACTCTCTTTATCAAGAAACTTGAAGAAGTTAACAAAGATTCAAAGATCTACCAGCACATAAAAAAACAATTAATTGAAATCACACTTATCAACGGCGTTAAGATAGATTCACGACTTTATTCACATATCGATTTCGATAAAGACATTACACTCCTCTTTCAAAAGAACCTACACCGTATAAAGAAGAATAAGCTTACGATTACTAATGAATTTATTAAGCAATATAGAGAAATCAAAAAACTTGTTAAAAACAATGCTACTAAAAAGTCAGATATCAATTCACAATTAACAAAGTTTTTAACTTTTGAAAAAGCCAACGAAGATTACATTTATAAGAAATCATCATGGAAGCGTATACGCTATATTGGAAAGTTATTATTAAATAATGATGATCTAAAGAATGCCAATCGTTATTTTGCCCGTTCTTATGAAATTAGCTATAACGACGAGTCAAAGAACGAGTCATTATTTCTACTTCTTTGGAATTCGATAAAGCATGAAAACTACAAAGATAGTATTGTCACTGTTCAAGATTATAAACTAATTGATGATTTCTCAAATCTCTACACTAAAACAAAATTTTGGATTGCATATAGTTATATGAAAGATGGCAATGAGTCCCTTGCTAAGCACTTATTCAAACTAATGATTAATAGTAATCCACTAAGTTTCTATTCAATTATTGCCCAGGACTACCTTCCTGAGTTTGATAAAAATTACGTAAAATCATTATACTTTCATAAAAACACAGTTAATCTTCCTAAGCTAGAATTAGCAGATTTCAGTAAAATAAAACAAAGAAATATTCGTGAATCTAATATTTGGCACGAATTAAAATTCTTCGGTAAAGTCGATAAGCTTATCTACGAATTCATTCGATTTAATCCAGAAACTGATATTACAAATAAAAATAAGATTGATACTCTTCCTATCGAAGAACAACGTGTAGCAATCTTTAATTACTTCCTCCATCACTTTAAAGAAAGCGGTGACTTCTTATCAAGTTTCAAGCTAGTCTCTCGAACAATTGATCTAAACCTTATTAGACCATCAAAGATTGACATCACAACACTCTTTCCTGTTCTACACTTAGATAAGATCGAGGGTGTTAATGCTGACATAGATCCTCTTCTAGTACTATCAATCATTAGACAAGAAAGCGCTTTTAATCCAAACGCAAAATCAGCAGTAGGTGCGCTAGGGCTAATGCAGCTAATGCCAGCAACAGCTAGACAAATGACTACATTTAGAAAAACAGATGAACTTCTAAAGCCTCATAAAAATATTGATGCAGGAGTGAGATACTTTAAGCAACTCTTAAATAGATTTGATGGCAATATCATTTATGCACTTTCATCTTATAACGCCGGACCTACCAAAGTTACGAGATGGGCGCAGGACCTAATGGATGTTGAAGATCCTATATTTCAAATTGAACAAATTCCATATAAAGAAACAAGGTTGTACGTTAAACTCATTTATCGTAATTTCTTCTTCTATAATCTAATGAAAGATAATTATATTTTAGAAAAGAGTGTGGCATCGACTTTCAATGCCTTCCCTAAAAAAGAAGCAAAACGTGCAATTTCATCACAATTGTAA